A single genomic interval of Lathyrus oleraceus cultivar Zhongwan6 chromosome 7, CAAS_Psat_ZW6_1.0, whole genome shotgun sequence harbors:
- the LOC127103815 gene encoding uncharacterized protein LOC127103815: MEALVASQNQPPPPPQTPLQRTVIFEIASKPISMAPVNSPQHHMPTSFPWGMPPNFVPEGYQPDIEVPMAQPMMSVPPLVVHVVPYIEETVFHDDQSEAIQKEIQALRGKDLFGKNAHDLCLVPNVKIPHKFKVPDFEKYKGNSCSMSHLVMYACKMSTQTDNHQLLIHYFQDSLTGATLKWYMGLDSTHIQTFNDLGEAFIFQYKYNVDMAPDGDQLGAMSRKDKESFEEYAQRWRNIAA, encoded by the exons ATGGAAGCTTTGGTGGCTTCTCAGAATCAGCCACCTCCTCCTCCTCAGACTCCGCTTCAGAGGACCGTGATTTTCGAGATTGCCTCTAAGCCCATCTCTATGGCTCCCGTCAATTCTCCACAGCACCACATGCCTACTAgtttcccttggggcatgcctccTAACTTCGTACCCGAGGGGTACCAACCTGATATTGAAGTTCCTATGGCTCAACCAATGATGTCAGTACCACCTCTCGTGGTTCATGTTGTTCCTTATATTGAAGAAACTGTTTTTCATGATGACCAGAGCGAG GCTATACAGAAAGAGATCCAAGCTTTGAGGgggaaagatctgtttggaaagaatgctcatgatttgtGTTTAGTTCCTAATGTAAAGATTCCACACAAGTTCAAGGTTCCGGattttgaaaagtataaaggaaaCTCTTGTTCTATGAGTCATCTAGTGATGTACGCTTgtaagatgtcgactcagactgaTAACCATCAATTGCtgatccattactttcaggacagtttgactggtgctaCTCTGAAATGGTATATGGGACTCGATAGTACTCATATTCAAACATTTAATGACCTAGGCGAGGCTTTTATTTTCCAGTACAAATATAATGTCGACATGGCACCTGACGGGGATCAACTCGGTGCTATGTCCCGAAAAGATAAAGAAAGTTTCGAGGAGTACGCGCAAAGATGGCGCAATATTGCTGCATAG